The genome window ATCACGGACAATCTCGACGCGGTCGGGAACACGACGGCCGCCATCGGCAAGGGCTTCGCCATCGGTTCGGCGGCCTTCGCGGCCATCGGGCTTCTCTCGGCCTACATGGCGTCGGCCGGCATCACGGTCGCCGACCTCTCGAGCCCGAAGGTCATGGCCGGACTCCTGATCGGCGGCATGCTGCCGTTCTTCTTCTCCTCGATGCTCTTCCAGGCCGTCTCGCACGTCGCCTTCAAGATGATCGACGAGGTCCGCCGGCAGTTCCGCGAGATCCCGGGGCTGCTGAAGGGTGAGGTCATGCCCGACTCAGCGACCTGCGTCGACATCAGCACCAGGGGAGCGATCCGGGGTATGCTCAAGCCCGGGCTCCTGGCCATTCTCGTGCCGGTCATCGTCGGGTTCTACGACAAACACACGCTCGCAGGACTTCTGGTCGGCTCGGTCGTCACGGGCGTCGTCCTGGGCATCCAGACCGCAAACTCCGGCGGAGCGATGGACAACGCGAAGAAGTACATCGAGGAAGGTCACTTCGGAGGCAAGGGCTCCGACGCACACAAGGCGGCGGTGGTCGGCGACACGGTCGGCGACCCGCTCAAGGACACGGTCGGGCCGTCGATCAACATTCTGATCAAGCTCATGTCGGTCATCGCACTTGTTCTGGCACCGCTCTTCGTGGATTAGGGCCTGACGCGGCCACAGAGGGAGGATCCGTGGCACTGGCGCTGGGCATCATGGGTCTGCCGAACGTCGGCAAGTCGACGCTGTTCAATGCGCTCGCCGGCACCGCGGTGGCCTGCAGCAACTACCCCTTCTGCACGGTCGACGCCAACGTCGGCGTCGTCCCCGTGCCGGACGAACGACTGACGAGGCTCGGGGAGCTCCTCGAGCCCGAGAAGCTGACACCGACCACGGTCCGCTTCGTTGACATCGCGGGACTGGTCCGCGGCGCGAGTCTCGGCGAGGGACTGGGAAACCGCTTCCTCGCGAACATCAGGGACGTCGACGCCGTCGTTCACGTGGTCCGGTGTTTCGAGGACGCATCTGTCAGCCACGTCGAGGGCGAGACGAATCCGTCCAGGGACATCGACATCATCAGGACCGAGCTTCTGCTGGCCGACCTCGAGACGGCCGAGCGGAACCTCGAGAAGGCGCGGAAGGACGCGGGCCGCGGTGACAAGGAGGCAGGCGAACTGGCCGACGCGCTCGAGCGGGCCCGCGACGCGCTCGACGCCGGAACGCGCATCGCCGACGCGGGGCTGTCTGAGAGCGACAGGGGACACCTGTCCGTTTACCGCTTCCTGACCGACAAGGACACGCTCTACGTCGCGAACATCGGTGAGGATGACGTAGGGACCGCGTCAACGTGGGTCGAGCGGCTGGCGGAGGCGACCGGGGAACCCGACTGGAAGGTCGTGCCCCTGTCGGCGCGCCTCGAGGCCGAACTGGCGGCACTCGACGCCGAGGACCGGAGCGAGTTCGTGGCCGCCTGGGGTTTGTCGGAGGCGGGGCTTCCCAGACTGATCCGGGCGGGCTACCGGCTTCTTGGACTGGTGACGTTCTTCACCATCAAGGGAGACGAGGTCCGGGCCTGGACGGTACAGGGGGGCGCGACGGCGGTCGAGGCGGCCGGGACGATCCACACGGACATGGCCCACGGCTTCATACGGGCCGAGGTCGTTCCGTTCGAGAAGCTCATCGAGGCCGGCTCCATGCATGCCGCCCGCGAGAGCGGCGACGTTCGCACCGAAGGCCGGGATTACGTGATGACCGACGGAGACGTCATGCTGGTGCGGTTCAACTGAGACGTCTCCGCGCGATGATCGATCATGGTGTTCGCACCCGGGCGATGGGCGTCCGGGAGGCAAGCTCCTCGCTCCGCGCATGGTTCGCGGGGCCGGGAAGAGACCGGGAGGAGGCCCGATATGGCACGGAAGTACGAGGGGACGTTCATCTTCGCCCCCGCGCTGGAGGACGCGGCGCTCGACGCCGCGGTGGAGAAGGTCGAGGGGACCATCCGTGAGGCAGGCGGAGCCCCCGGCGAGTGGGATCGCTGGGGCAAGCGGCGCCTGTCCTACGAGATCGAGGACCAGCGCGACGGGCACTACACGTTCCTCTCGTTCGAGGCGGACCCCGCTGCCATCGAGAAACTCGAGCAGCTGTTCCGTCTGGACGAGAACATCCTGAGACACATGATCATCGTCAAGGAAGACCAGAACGACTGACGGTCGAGCGGAGGAAACGCATGCCACGCCGAACACGCGGCAAGATCTGCCGCTTCTGCCAGGACAAGATCGAGCGGATCGACTACAAGGACGAGAAGCGTCTGATGCGGTTCATCACGGAGCAGGGTAAGATCATCCCGCGCCGGGTCACCGGCACCTGCGCCAGACATCAGCGACAGCTCGCGCACGCCGTCAAGCG of Candidatus Effluviviaceae Genus V sp. contains these proteins:
- the rpsF gene encoding 30S ribosomal protein S6; translated protein: MVFAPGRWASGRQAPRSAHGSRGREETGRRPDMARKYEGTFIFAPALEDAALDAAVEKVEGTIREAGGAPGEWDRWGKRRLSYEIEDQRDGHYTFLSFEADPAAIEKLEQLFRLDENILRHMIIVKEDQND
- the rpsR gene encoding 30S ribosomal protein S18 — encoded protein: MPRRTRGKICRFCQDKIERIDYKDEKRLMRFITEQGKIIPRRVTGTCARHQRQLAHAVKRARYIALLPYAGKHHRHG
- the ychF gene encoding redox-regulated ATPase YchF yields the protein MALGIMGLPNVGKSTLFNALAGTAVACSNYPFCTVDANVGVVPVPDERLTRLGELLEPEKLTPTTVRFVDIAGLVRGASLGEGLGNRFLANIRDVDAVVHVVRCFEDASVSHVEGETNPSRDIDIIRTELLLADLETAERNLEKARKDAGRGDKEAGELADALERARDALDAGTRIADAGLSESDRGHLSVYRFLTDKDTLYVANIGEDDVGTASTWVERLAEATGEPDWKVVPLSARLEAELAALDAEDRSEFVAAWGLSEAGLPRLIRAGYRLLGLVTFFTIKGDEVRAWTVQGGATAVEAAGTIHTDMAHGFIRAEVVPFEKLIEAGSMHAARESGDVRTEGRDYVMTDGDVMLVRFN